Part of the Spinacia oleracea cultivar Varoflay chromosome 5, BTI_SOV_V1, whole genome shotgun sequence genome, gcgaaagttaagccaccatacttcaaggggcaagcagacccgaccttcctagaaaactggattagggagtttgaaaaaCTATTTTGGGCGGTAAATTGtcctgaaaatatgaaagtaggccaagctgtcctttacctaaaagatgaggccgatctatggtggaaagagaatggaactaggctaagtgttgttgaaggatttaattgggactcatttgtcgttgcgttgagggaaaagttttatcctcctttcataacaaaacgaaaagcgcaggaattcataaacctggggatggggagtatgaccatcgctgaatattatagcaaatttatagcgctgtcggagtttgcacctgaggttgtagccacagaagagataaaggctcagaggtttgagcaagggttgaccgatgagatccagttaggattaggtggagaaaccctTACACctttagataatgtgtatgagagaaccgctcatatttatggttttcAGTCcataagggacaagaaaaatgttgttggaaagaaaagaaaagtgtTTAATGTccgggaaaaccaagggaatttcaaaaagaatatgaatgagaataggaatgggaatggaaatggaaattatcgaggaggaaacagtcaggggcacaacaataggagtCAATCCGTGAGAATGTAtcactgcaagaggtgcaacaataatcaccctggtaagaattgcaaaggagaattagtgacctgcaactattgtcagaaaagggggcatagggagtatgagtgcttcactaagcacagaaaggaacaaaatagtaatggagatGGGAACCAAGTGAgatttaaccagtctggaggtcaaaattcaaagcctggaggggcacaaaacaatcaagagaactataataaacctgcaaatgataacaacaaccagaataaggctccaggaaaaCCGTTCATGATgactagaaatgaagctgaacattctgcagacgtagttcatggtactttttctattaactccgtgctagttaaAACATTATTTGATTCGGGAGCAACCTATTCTTTCGTTTTGTCATATGTTATTAAGAGTCTGAATTAGTAGATTTTGaaatgattgatttacctgttagtatacctactggtgtaaccttaaggtgtaccaagttatttaagaactttcctttgaagataaaagattgcgtttCTGACTTGATAGAGTTTAATGGgaaacctagatgtaattctgggAATGGATTGACCAAGTTtttacaaggctaaggtagattgtgaaattccgaaagtaagtttaaggaaccctatgggaaggttgacctcatgtgaatgttttgagaagtccaagaacctttaagTGATTTCTATAATgtaagtgaggaaattgatgaatagagagtgtgaactatttttctgtattgtgctagatgtgagtaaagaagttggagtgaagatcgaggatgttcccatGGTGAATGAATTCGTTggtgtgtttccgagtgaaattgtgAGTACGTCACCAGCTAGAGCCCTTGAGTTCACAATAGAGTTGAATCCCGGACCGACACCTATACCCAGAGCACTTgatagaatgacacctcctggAATGAGTGAATTGAAGACATAGTTTCAAGAATTGTTCGAtgaggggtatattaggcctaatGCATCACCACGAAGAGCCCTGGTGTTGTTTATTAAGAAGAAAGATGAGAGTGTGAGATTGggtatcgattttagggagctaagcaATGCAACCATCAAGACCAAgcatcctttgcctaggatagatgacatattggatcaattgaattggacgagtgtgttctcgaagactgatttgcgtttaaagtaccaccaattgagaatagctgataagggcctaagacctcattaggattcgtcattgtcattatgggtttagagtaacgtcttttgggttaaccaatgcacctgcattaattatggatttgatgaatgagattttctacgaattccgaatttagttcgttatgatgttattgatgatatccctaTTTATGCAtagaatgagaaagagcatgacaaacacttgaggattacttggagacgcctaggaagaatctagttttattaaatgaagtatacaaagcttgaagtcatatgtgtatagtgacaccgacggaaaagttaAGGACTAAATTaattgagaactatgttacgtaagggattaaatttaagagaagatttgagtggtccaggatcgttagaatcattgttgtctggaaaagatgaaaagaaatatatgaattggtgcaagagctaagagttaagcccaaaagttatacatatCCATGAAAGGCATaatgaggtttggtaaaaaggaaaagttgaccagaaggagtctctgtagatcctgctaagattagagaggtgagtgagtgacctattccaagaacgtgtatgtatctaaagttttctaggcctagatgaccattataggatgttgtgaaagacttttcgaagagagaaaaaccattgaccaacttgttgaaaaaggaatcgaaattcaagtgaagtgagaaatgtgaggaagctttttAGATTTAGCttttgtcgcgtcaattgaaaccttataaggctaattaccaaacccatgacctagagttagctgttatggtgttatctacgaatatttggagacattacctttatagggcaacatgtaagatccttatcgagaacaaaagtctgaaattttggcaataaggtccagttgaatcttggggacaacattgaaaatgagtatttcTTTCCACACTGCAAACGATAGACAGACTAagattactaacggaatatatgttgagaaCCTGTGTTATggactttaagggtaattgggaaggccacctaggttcgattgaattttcgtgcatcaatagttaccatgcaagcattacgatgtcacatgttgaggcattgtatggaaagaattgcagaagtcttacttgttggaatgagtttagtgagaatattgtattgaggacataattcgttgaggaagaaatacccaaagttattccctgagatgagttacgagggcgtaactcgttttctttaagaggggtagaatgcgatagaaattcgcgctttttacctatttttatagtatttttatgcattttatgctcatttttagcaacttatacatgttgatgcaaaatAAATAGATTCttcgcataagaaaaggtgttcttgagtaacacaaacaactttaagttggcaaaacagtgcacatgagtggcacaattatttctctagtaagaatgaattaaagacttttgaaaaatgtgtgaattctcgtgtcaagtttcgggacgaaacttcttttaagaggggtagattgtaatcccccgtatatttataaagtttattaatatagttttacgtataattaattatatttaaattacattggtgaattttagttttaatgtatatttatttattcaaatgcattttaaatattttaagaatttatgaaattaaaataattttagaattttacgttgaaaagaaatcgaattgcgaaaccgattgaatttagaaaactatCCTTACCGATTTTAgattgaaatcctaaaactaaatcctaattctaagcCCATTTGGTAAAGCCCAAAATATCAAACCCACAACTCTCCTCCACTCTCCTCTCTTTCAATTTCACGTGAAAAACAAAACACCCAAACCCTCCTTCTTTTTGCAACTTCACGTGAACAAGAACCACAAACCCCTTGCTTCAGCCACCAGCCCTCCTCCACCGTCGCACCACAGTACCTGGTTGCAGCTGTCAACCCGCCGTCGCTGCCCTGCCCAGCCGCCGGCCTTTCTTCGCTGCTCCCTTCTCCTTCGCGAGCACCATTGTTCCCTCTTCTCCCTCGTGCTTGTCTCACTCTCTCACGTCACTGCAGATGCATCGCCAGCCTCCGCGACCGCCGCACAACCACCGTGCGTCCATCTGACGCCGTCCGACGTACTCCTCCTCCTGGTCCCGCTGCCGCGCCGCCCTGCCGCCGGCCATCACTCCTTCTTTTCTTATTTTGGTTAATTCTGAAACCCTTAAactaatttatgttttaatcatgttttattaatataattcatgttttccttgaattaaattatagtttgTATGAGTTAATTATGAATTCAGATTAcatgttttgcataattaataatttaaatttgagattatgtaattgaaatgaaattagaattttaattattaaagcatggatttttaaggtttttagaGTTTTGAaaccatggtaggatgattacaagttattaaagttattgtttttatgatttcaaacatgttaattatgttttggagtagtttgaaattagttatattgctggaaatttaaagtatgatgctttgaagagttttcaacgaatctcaataattaatataacaattacgatgctaggaaatcaaatattcaagtttcgatattgggaaatgttataattatgtttaggaagggtttgaagctccctaatgttgctgaaaattcaatatgaattgatatgagtctatattggttgttgttaggtggagaattctctttaggcgacttttaaaagtgttaaagtgacgtatcagtttgtttacacaaggtacgtacatacctgtgtgcttggaatgtgtgctaattgttgaaaccatgttgaattattgatgaacttggttatgttgatgttgttgatgaacttagtcaggttgaaattgcatgtttgatactgttggatgaacatattaaacctttattgcattttgaggattataacatgttagtatgaaagattgatgcaaacatgtttgattgggaacactagattatttagtatataattcagatcagttaattgttgttccttttttagcttttcactactttatgagggcggaggaccttatttagtaagttgaaaccttatacccatattcaggggttgatcagtattaaagaaaagattggagttaattggaatgagtcttgtttgatgcctttgtggtcacttactcaattctaagataaaaacagttataaataaatgtgagttgcatgccttatgtgattgttgagtcataacagggtgtcaatttgtaaatcatgtaaagtgaaactgagtagcaatagctttagactgtgcacgtctaaagtgacggacaaacaggagttggggttcatggtggtagcccatggcctttcattcggaccggattgatcaccgcgtcctattttcagtcaaacgttcctcgatatcgcaggtcactgaggttacggagtcgcgcccgtacctcgcctagctagaaaactcggtccattgcctatttcaattaaaataatattattgttatcaaagtctagtccagtctagcttagcctagtcaagtgtggtattcaaattaatatgtgtcGTTTGCCTTTACTTATATTTCTTCAGCATCATGTtatgattgttcgtttaatagaatcatgttaggattattattgatttagtatgtggtactcagctttgctgattacgtgcttttgcttgtgcatgttgatcatggctatgccttattgatcctgtgatgacccaatctttggtgagcagtctctaaggatcaataagcattgtccatctacaggtttgaagatgatgcatcattgggatcgggattagagagcttgtagttatatttgttttattaagtgatttgggttgttaacttatatttgaaagttgtcgtactattcgtatttctttatttccgttaattggttttggacttagtatgtaatcgattatttatgaacctaaaagttagttttatgttttccgctgcaaaattctgaataagccgtacgttttcacacgggcgataatgccttgataattctctacgttttatattaaaagattattttagaaaagagagaattgtcggggtgttacaccccTCTTGACTTCCCAAACGACCTCCGTCACGGCTGAACGATCTCTCCACGACAGAACAACCCAGAAACCTCAAACACTTATCGTGAGTCAGAGTTCAGACCAGCTAACGACGTATCAACAACTGCAAGACAAAGCCAAGTAAGACAACGTTCAGTAAAACATCATAAATCAAAAGTACAGAAACATAAAGTACCTTCCGTCGTCCACCCTTCCACTAAGAAGTTTCCTACTTCTCCTAGAGACGCCTTATTCACATAAACAAAACGACTTTGCCAACCCCTATCATTTACAGCTAACCCGACACACaaattcttcttctttttcttcgtcACCAAAGTATACCGACAACACTCCTTCAAGGATAAATCATAAACATGCATCAGATCAGCCAAGTCAAACGGTGTTCGACAACCCGAAGTAACCCTATGCACTACAGTAAAAATACGCCAGATCTGGGGCATCAATTGGCCAGGGCTTAAATTGAACACCTCAACAAAAGATCTAGCCAAGGGTGtaaaaggaaacaaaaaccCCAGAATAAAAGGGTACTCATACATGACCACATAACCCTCCGGGCAATCCTTGGCCTCATCCTCTTGACCAGGAATCCTCACTTCAGCCGACGGCGGCAGACCGGCGAGAGTTATAAAAGCCGCTGGATCCTCAACAGTAGAGTAGAACGGGTTGAGTGACTTGGCCCGACTAACCCCAACATCTTCCTTATCCTTAACCACGGTCGGCCTAGTTTTTGCCATCGCTCTACTAAAATCTACAAGAAAATCGAAGGAAATGATCGAAATTTTACCTGGGTATGGCTAAATCGAAGCAACGAAAGCAATTCCTCccttccttttctctctcttgttttCAGATCTGGAAACTTCCTTCGAAAAATTCTAAGACACTTTATTTCATGTCGCGAAAAATTGGCATTTATTACTTCGAGAATCGGAACGGTTCCGTCCCACGAACTGGACGGTTGTAGACGGTttactttttgaattttgaattgtttcttttgctttgCATGCACTCCGCAAACtcacaattgggggcaaactgttatcccactttattggactaacgacataactgctTTGACGTCTGATATTGTCGTGCCATCCAGGTATCATCGTGTCGCAGGTGGCGTCGTGTCAAGTGAGCCTGTCGAGCGAAGCGACAGGCGACAAAGCCTGGGCGACGTAAGACCAGCGACAAGGCTCTGGCGACAAAGAGGAGATAGGTCAAGTTCCAAGCCCAGAAGCCCAACATGGGCCACGCCGTCATAAGATGGGAAGAGGTCCAAGCTTTGACCGAAGATTAGGGAGTTTGTTGAAGACGTGAGCAACGGCCAAGGAGGAATCCCTATCTTCCAGGGATCTTCCCAACCAATAGAACCGTTAGCATTTGGCATATAAAAGCATAAAGAACGGCGTGATGAAGGGACATTCACTCAAGCACTTAAACTCTTAAGCTATCAACTGTCTTTAGCGTTCATCATTGTACTTTAGATCTTCGATATCAATTCTCAGAAAAGAAGagcataaacaatcatatagaatacttagtggattgatagcctcatagctatccgcggttttttaccttattcctgggttttccgcgtcaacacttctcGGTGTCGTGTCTCCTTTATTTGTGTTATTAattctttgcttagttagtgtcgatcctagccgaaagtcgtctccatacgaattttggcataaacaaCACCTAACTCCATCACGCAACAACCAGAGTATCAATTCGAACCACCATACAACACCAAAACGCATCTCAATCGCCAATTACAGAGGAAAAACAGAGATAAAAACAGAGGATTTGGGTTCGACCGAACCCGTAACGGAGTTCGACCGAACCCAAAATTTAGAGTTCGTGCAAAGGTCGGGTCCGACCGAACCTTCCATGAGTTCGCCCAAATCACAATTCGGTCCGACCGAACACCTAATTAATTCGACCGAACCTGTTTCATCGCTCAAATTGGTACGGAATTAATGATTTCACGTGAAGGTGGTGGTGCTAAGCCGTTCAATTTGCCGCCGTACACTGTTCGAATTCGAGGGCTAGGAGCCCTAGGATTGGATTGATAATGAACAGAAATTTGAGCCCTTGAATTGAATTGGATGATAGATGATGGACCGTTGATGATGGATAGATGATGAGGGGTGGACGGTGATGATGATGGCTGatgagatgatgatgatgaatggTGTAAAAGGGGTACACCGAGAAGAAGACGAATTGAAGAAAGGGGATCAAAACCCCATTAATTGGGAGGAACGACGAAGGAAGGAATGACGAAGAGATGGGGTCTGATTGTATTTGAAATGGAGGGGACTCTaattccttttccttttcctttttttggaATCTGATGTCCTATTTtaacttttcttcttcttttagtCTTCTCTCTTTTGTccccttttcctttttctttttattttttttcttaattcttCTTTtaatgattttcagatttttctttgttttactttttgtttttttttatttcccttttttttagGCTTTAGTATAAATACCAATTTTAGGTCATGACATAGAACCATGTAcataattagttttagtttctaattttctagggtttgtagttagtttttggagagagaaagtgagagaaaCATGGGTTGAAATGGATTTTGAAGAATCAAAGATGGGGGAACTTGATGATTTTGAGATTTCTATCATTTAATCAATGAGATTTTCTTTACTcttctctcttcatttattgtcttatttattgttttatatgtttctttgatttgattagtttcatgtttagttttataatttaatctttaaattagttgttgttttgcttagtatcatgttattaGTTGTTAAAGTCTTTAAATTTAGTGTTTTTATGTTGATTGAGTAGTGtattggttagggtttgggtgaaaacctaacaatgattgatttgggtaaatgagtttgaatttggtgatgttgcatgattaaattattgtttgtttgagcatactcaaactttgttgtatgcgaattagctacttgtgtatgacttagattttggggtagttgactttaggaaaatcgaGGGATCGTGACCTAAGTTGACTATTGTTTAGTTTGTGCTTAACCGTGACCTAAGGGTAGTTGTGTGTAGGACGGGAGTTCGCATTTGACTATTCTAAGAATTGATCCAAGGCGGGAGTCATTTGGGGATCTATTTCTAACCAACGTCTCATTCATGCTTTGCTTGTGCATCATCGTTCTTAATTGTTGCTCATATACTCGTTTCATTATTGTTGGTGTTTTATCTCATTCCTTGACCATGTTTGTCctttggtagttagtttagttgatttagttttagttgACTTTTCCAACCCTATtccgacctagcttgttgttcgattatcataaattagcgcaccttagtccttgtggatttcgacccttacttgcctctttacttgtgtttagtggttagtttaggttatttgtttgattaggagagactactaacgacctagttttcccctcgatcaacggccataggttcccttgtgatccttggtgtggggatcgctcaacgtacacccgcagggcagagattgagagttcgggggattgtaactaccgagaggagtgctcatcgataactctagaggcaggttatccttactagctcagcataaataattgaagggacatgcgtttaaactattaaactattctgaattgattttagcaatatgcaacacataacactaaatcgatcgtgattatcttatttagattgatttaaggtacctagcatgataattcaattgtccaaggtattatcttattaggcgtgatagatcaatcaagttaatagtttgaaaattttataaaagggtgatgaaagcgattaaatcatatgagggacacattacaacgcacccttgagaggtgcgtcacggttctcagaaaactaaccacttggctttgctatttctccttttatttaacgaatctcgggtttctgagcagtgttccagtacttaggcttaaatcatcatctacaaggggcaggacgcgctctgttcgacttttgggtcgattgcgacagaacgccggatcaatttcgcagcgtgaggctaggcttaaggctagagtcaatactcacgttatggaattgtgtgttctgttcacgtcggtttttaggctatatttatagggaaagagtttgtggaaagatagatctttagaatacgaatccaaaaagaattcggagacgacacggccccaggtattttcagcgcccatggctgggcgccgaagatttcggcgcccagacccaggcgttgaaaataggatctgggccgagctTTTTGTCAGATCtggactcttaaacacggagcttttgagacttatccgagtttcttagtgcgtattaacttatgatggaatgcgtctgggcccgttacgaactctaggttcgttaggaatttaattaatacgtaactcttattttcgaattatagcaggaatagaattccttttgccaattctatctcttttaggacttatgttggagtgcaacacctaattctgacaaatttctatcttttatgactttgccacttttaacaactacttcttacggcagttactattcttagcaggtttctataaataacagttttggttgaaatgaaagggtgattgagattcgttattttataggagatgcgttgccaaatggagatttatgttctcatcatcgaaccttccctttcgggaatggggacaaaagtaggtgtctacagtattcttccggccgatcttacatatcaacaAAAGAAGAATTTCCTACATGATGTTCGGTTCTATTTTTGGGATGACCtttatttgtttcgtgagactgctgaagggttgtacaagcgttgtgttccggaatgggaagtccaaggtattatcagtaggtgtcattcttcaccttatggtggtcaccatggaccggcAAAGACTAACGCTAAGttgtttgttaggttatgatacatatgacaattcataaatcatgcggaaaaaccataaagcccggaaagcatattatttacacataatcatttagcatagaatagatgcatacatgttgtagcgtgcattccctagctgcgcccgaaccgaacaagaacaagtctttaggactccaaatgtcgtccctccgtagatagtccacagtacgtccggatccgcctcaagttagaccaactagaatcgcccttaaggtgcttaggaatttcggctatgtgtttgcaagtgtttggctgatttttctttcaaaaacttaccctttgaatacttcaatcgtacccataaattgtgaccctaggcacctatttgtaggggtatggaaaaggaattgtaatcctactaggatgtggatttgctagttagaatcttattaggactctaaataacaaaattaatctattaggattaggatttaatctttgcacgaattctaataggattaggattcccgcacaaacgttgcacgagccgtgcacccgcgcaagccttgcggcccacgacaggcgcacagcgctcgacccacgctgttgtgctctcgcgcgcgcgcgcccttggctgggccacgccttgcgctgggcctggtcgaggcgtgcgttggtgcgtgcggctcgttgggcgatggcctggcttcgtgctgggccttcgtctagcgggcctcgtccgatgctaatttttacgatacgcttccgattaattcctgattccggaattcatttccgatacgaacaatatttaatatttccgattccggaattaatttccgtttcgaacaaatatttaatatttccgtttccggaattattttctgattccgataatatttccgattctgacaatatttccgtttccggcaatatttccgattctggcaatatttccatttccgataatattttccgatacgtaccatgtttccgtttccggcaacatctacgacttggataatatttctatttccgatacgatccatatttccgtttctggcaatatcatcgtttccggagtattcatttcttgcttgtgacgatctcagctcccactgaaaccaagatccgtcgattccgaatatccatagatagagtatttaatgtcatttaaatacttgatctgtttacgtactatttgtgtgaccctacgggttcagtcaagagtaagctgtggattaatatcattagttccacttgaactgaagcggcctctagctaggcattcagctcacttgatctcactgaattgttaacttgttaattaatactgaaccgcatttattagacttaacata contains:
- the LOC130460833 gene encoding uncharacterized protein codes for the protein MAKTRPTVVKDKEDVGVSRAKSLNPFYSTVEDPAAFITLAGLPPSAEVRIPGQEDEAKDCPEGYVVMYEYPFILGFLFPFTPLARSFVEVFNLSPGQLMPQIWRIFTVVHRVTSGCRTPFDLADLMHVYDLSLKECCRYTLVTKKKKKNLCVGLAVNDRGWQSRFVYVNKASLGEVGNFLVEGWTTEVVDTSLAGLNSDSR